Sequence from the Methanocaldococcus sp. genome:
GCTGGATTAGTTGGAATTAATTTAAACTTAACATTTCCTTCATTATCTACTTCTATATCCTTAACTAATCCCATATCTACAATGCTAATTCCTACATGAGGATCTGCAACAGTTTTTAAGGCATTTATAACATCTTCCTTAGTAACCATAATAATTACACCTCAAAAGTTTTTATTTTTAATTTATAGATCCTTATTATAAATATTTTATTTGGATTTGCTATTTATACTATTATAGAATAATACTTACTCTCGGGATCTGTTAATATTTTATAATATAAAATAG
This genomic interval carries:
- a CDS encoding metal-sulfur cluster assembly factor, with the translated sequence MVTKEDVINALKTVADPHVGISIVDMGLVKDIEVDNEGNVKFKLIPTNPACMAILGMAFQAKDAVKSLKGVKNVEVIVEGHLMENEINKMLKEEK